One window of Burkholderia thailandensis E264 genomic DNA carries:
- a CDS encoding NUDIX domain-containing protein, protein MSIEVAKAAAPADAGRKVTEVAVGVLVQPDGRYLLAQRLPGKPYEGYWEFPGGKLEAGESVEEALARELHEELGIDVTECHRWHTLEHDYPHAYVRLYFCKVTGWTGEPHSREGQAFVWQHLPVDVAPLLPAALPVLDLLAREQGAAQR, encoded by the coding sequence ATGAGTATCGAAGTCGCGAAAGCGGCGGCGCCCGCCGACGCGGGCCGCAAGGTCACCGAGGTGGCGGTCGGAGTGCTGGTGCAGCCGGACGGCCGATATTTGCTCGCGCAGCGGCTGCCCGGCAAGCCTTACGAGGGCTACTGGGAATTTCCGGGCGGCAAGCTCGAGGCGGGCGAGAGTGTCGAGGAGGCGCTTGCCCGGGAACTGCACGAGGAACTGGGCATCGACGTGACCGAATGCCATCGCTGGCATACGCTCGAGCACGACTATCCGCACGCGTACGTTCGCCTGTACTTCTGCAAGGTGACGGGCTGGACGGGCGAGCCGCACAGCCGCGAAGGCCAGGCGTTCGTCTGGCAGCATCTGCCCGTTGACGTCGCTCCGCTGCTGCCCGCCGCGCTGCCCGTGCTCGATCTGCTCGCGCGCGAGCAGGGGGCGGCGCAGCGATAA